The Malus sylvestris chromosome 3, drMalSylv7.2, whole genome shotgun sequence genomic sequence AGTACTTACAAGCTTTGTAGTCAATATTtaaaagaaatttaattttttttctttcttgtttacGAGACAAAATTCGGGTTAGTTATACGAACACCTCTTGAGATTTTTTGTGTTTTCACAAAATGTTCTTTATGTATAAATCATTACACTAACACCCTATGTGGTTTTATTTCACTTCTACATAACCCCTTCAAGGACATATTTaccattttaattaattagctaaaaataaaaataaaaatcttatttataACAGAAAAAGATTAATATTACATTAAAcatttaaagaaacaaaataaacccTATGCATCTCCtgcatcttcttcttcccctcccTCCCGTATTTGTTTTCCAGCAACCATCTCTCTCTCAAGTTCTTTATTTGGTTTTCGACCATCTGCTGTTGTGGCTTTTATGTGTGTGACCataatggattttttttttttttgagtcgaGCGATAGCGTTAGTAAGTTAGATGTTAGATGAGATTCGAACCCACATTATTATGCAAAAGTATAACACCTTTCTACTACTGTTATAAAGAGCCACTTGCATGACCGTAATGGATTTGACATTCTTGAAACATAATCTATTATGTTAATTAGGATTGTTAATGACTCTCTCTTTTCTGATTTCAGCCTTTTCAAATCGCCAACCAACCGaaaacaattataaaaaaaaaaaaactgaaatttctAGCCTTTTCAATTCTcggcaaataaaaaaaacaattgaaaacAATGAAGCTGAGATGATGGGATCACCCCGGCTTGCATAGAAGAATTATAGCCTTCTCTTGCCCTTTTTTTATGTTTaacttaaaatattaattttttttatatttatttataaaaattgttttttatttttaaataatgaattaaaagGGTAAATTTGTCCATGTGGAAGTGATTAAAACCTCGGAAGTGTTGGTGTAATATTTTAAAACTGAAGTGCTTttgttaaaaacacaaaaacctcAAGAAGTGTTTGTGTAATTAACCTGATAAAATTCACATCAACAAAGAATATGAATCTTTTTTCATATTATCATTGTTTAGCGTTTGCACGaataacataaaaataatttgTCTCGCTAAGCATGAGGATTAAAAAATGTCTAACATTCGTTTGTAAATCACTGAATGCGTGTAAAGagactagtttattttaatttcccAAATTGTCGTTAAACCACAATAGAAAACTGCACttaatttacatatttgcccaaaTATTTCATACCCCGCTCCCCCAATCCCTTGTATTATCTTGGGGGCATTGTAGAAACTTCCCATTCGCAACCATACAAAATACCCATCGAAGTAATTCCAGATAGGCTTTAGCGGATGAGGCGCGCCAAAACGTCTCTGCAACTCCCAACTTCAAGCTCCAGCCATGGCATTCCCTCTATCCTCCACCATCGTCTCTCACAAGCTATCTCTCAATGTTTCCATTGCTCCTTCTACTCGAAGGCAGAATCTGAAGCCAACCCATTTCATATTTTGCTTTAATCGGAAAACTCCAGAAAGATCAGGCCTCTCCAGGGTTCATTCCATGTCCAATAACAATCACCCAAAGGTTGGTCTTGATCCTAGTCATACAgttgatcttttgaaattctCGTTTTTGGATTTTCCAAACCTCTGAAATTGTTgtgaaattgtgattttttatgtGAATTGTGATGCCTACATTGTTGGAATCATTGTAGTAATGTAGGTCTTTTACGtagttttattatatttatggtAGTTTTGGTTAGTTTGAATTTGGGTTTTGCGAAGGCGATATATGAAAGAGAAAGTCTACATTTGTAGTTCTTGGCCTTGTTTGTTTGAGAGGATTAGATTGGATAGAACTATAAGGCATTTTGAAAGAAGAATGGTTGAAAAAGTTTCATATTTTGTCCAAGTTGAAGGATACTCATGAAGAAAAGATATTTCTAGTTCCCCACTAATCTACACAAAATGATAGGTTTAAAAATGACAACTTTTCTTCATGAGTAACCTTCAACTTCGACAAAATAGGACAACGTCATCCATTTCTGACTTCAAAAGGCCTTATATATAGTGAAGAGTCATATCCAATCTAATCCCTAATCCTCTCTAACAAACGAGGACCTTTGGTATTAAAATGTTCTGTTCTTCTCCTCTTTAGTGTTTTTATTATATTCAGATTCTTTGAATTCATGCTGAACTAATGGCGGTTATGTAAGGGCTGCATCCCAATTGAGAGTGCTAGAATTTAGGACTTCAAAATTTTTTGAGGcaaatttacactttatacaaTTGGAAATGCTTTTTAATTGGTCCCCTTCACCAGCTTATAATGTTAGTTGTAGCACATGCATTCAGGCATGTAGTTTACTAGTGGCAGGGGCTGTAGACTTCATGGCGGCTCAGTTTCCCCTATTTATCCAGTGACGGCTCTTGTGAGTCATCGCATCCACCACTTGAATTTAGGATATGGGGTTGGTTCAAGTACTAGAATGTTACCACAAATTCTTGGCGTGTGGAACGTGCCAATTCCTTTTCTCTTAAATACTATTTTttgtctgattttttttttctttcactggATCTGTTATGAAATGTTTGGTATCAATGATGACTGCATGGACCTAACTGAAGTAAGTTTTTGCCGCATCATATTTACTTTGTTTGATATAAGATGGTCATAAGTTCAATAGTTATGGTGAAGAACACAATGCAGTAAACTATATTCTTGAAGAacgttaaattttttatttgtttctgtCCATTCttgtaattattatattttcgAAAGTTAGTGTTATGCTATTATACTGACTTTTACTTGCCACGACAAGAGAGTCAAATGTAGCTCAGTGACTTACCTTTCTTAGTGGCTTAAGACTTTTAAGTCCTTGTTTGTTAGGAATATATAAAACTATTTCCATTTGTGAGGTCTTTCTTTGTTTGACACGGGCTTTCAGTCATGCAGGAACTCAAAGATCAGCATAGTACTCTTACCAATTCCTCCACATCAACTTCTCcacttaaaaacaaatttgaaagtCTAATTGCTGTGATCCTTGTGTTTGTCCAAATATCTTCTCCACTTCCTTTGGTTGGTTGGGATGTTTTGCCCGTTTCATCACCTGCAAATGCAGTTCTTTATTCACCAGACACCAAGGTTCCTAGAACAGGAGAACTGGCTTTAAGGAGGGCTATCCCTGCAAACACGAACATGAAAACCATACAGGTAGGTTCTTGTTGattattgatttaaaaaaatgatCTCTGACCTTTGGCATTAATCTGTTTTGGATCATCTTACTTCCATTTCTAGGACTCTCTGGAAGAGATTTTGTACCTGCTAAGAATTCCACAGAGAAAGCCTTATGGAACCATGGAGGGAAATGTGAAGAAAGCTTTAAAGGTATCTACATAATACATATTTATAATTTAAAAGAAACTTTTTTAGATGGAATGCATATGATGCGTTAATTACAAAGGGAAGTAAGTGTTAATGAAGGATAGGTTATAGTTTCTTGCTATAGATTGGATTGTTATTGAAATTCGTGTTATTTAAGagatttttccttcttttctagCTGTCACGGctcttctctctcattttatttcaaacgTTGTCATATTTTGAGATGTCCGATCCACCAAAGGCCTCAAGCATGCCCACCGGCCAGAAAACTATGTACTGCTTACTCAAATTTTCCCCTATATTGATTGTATTGTGAAGAGCTTTAAAATATAGAAACCACGTTCTCTTTTCAGTGGTTCTACTCTGCAATTTGTAAGTTGAACTTTTGTAACATGCTACATGGCAATGTCTGATGTGCAAGTGCCACTTTCTATCATGCATCTACTGGTATCTGTTCAGTTATTACTTATATATTACATGTATCTATGCTTTTAGCAGTTGGACTTTACAATTTCTGAATTATATTTCTGTATATTAGACAGCAACAGACGAAAAGGATACAATTCTGGCAAGTGTACCAACAAACTTGAGGGAGAAGGGTTCCACATTATATGCATCTCTTATTGATGGAAAGGTATGCGAATGTCCCTttgcaagaaagaaaaaaatcattaCAAGGCTATTATCAAAATATCAACTTCTCTTGTGTCTCATGCGCACGTATGATATCTGACTGAAAtaatagaagaagaaaagcaTTGAAATGATTGTTATGAGGGTTTCATTGTTAAGTTTTACAATttatctttttggttttttttttatggaattgTAATATGTCACTTGACAATTGTTTTTATGTGATATACTGTCATTTTTAAGGAATTGGTCAGGTgccaaattctaattttttgagGAAAAGCTTGTTTGCATTGCTCTAAATATATGTTAGATTATTACTCTTTCTGCATTCTTGCTGCTCATAATAAACTAtggacaagaaaaaaaataggatGGTTCTGCATTTTAGTTCACATAACTAGGACAACTTGGTCATTATCCAAAACTATAAGAATGTTTTTTAATTTGCCTTAGTTTGCCAGAACGGATTGCAAGCTCTTCTTCAATGTATAAAGGATAAGGACCCAGATAAAGTATCAGTATACCTTGCATCTTCACTGGATACAATTGCAGAGCTGGAGTTATTGCAGGTACCTACAACCAATCAATAACATAAGATTCAGTCGTTTTCCTGATCTTTTTTTGTTGGTCTTATTGGACCCTGGTGTTTTTTGTTCTTTCGGTTTTGCCCTCTTTTGGttaatttcttttgattatgaaaacaaaacattagaTCCTCCTTTTTATGCTAGATAACTATATATCTGAATCAACAAATGGAAGCCTCATCTGAAGCTACAGGAATAATTCCTAAAAGTTATATTAGGAAACATgcaatttttattatatttggaAACATgcaatttttattatattttgccCATGTTACATGGAAGAGATAGTTATTTTATTCAGACAATatgacatgcctaaaattacaaCTTGATATTGTTCACAACAGGCTCCAGGCTTGTCATTTTTGCTGCCCGAGCAGTACCAGAGATACCCAAGGTCGCTCTTGTCTCAACAGTGTTTTCCTTTTTATGTATCGTTGTCTGTTTGGGGAATGATATTTTAGTcaaatgaaaattcaaaattaaacttTTTAGTACTTATCAATTCAAACACCTCTTTACAAGACATGTGggtatattatttaattttttataaattcgTCATCATAAAAATCATGTTGAAATTAGTTCGTGTATCTGATAGAGTTTCTACTAAGCCAAATAAATTGATGTTAGTTTTGTTAGCTTGATATCTTGGTCCATTCCTTACTAACCTAAGTTAAGATTCCGGTTGGATTTTAAGAatctaacatggtatcagatcTCTGATTGTAGGAGATGGAGAGCCTAGTTAAAACTTTAAATCCCCCATTCCCCACTTCTTTGTTGATTCGTAAGGTGCAGGATGGGGCTGCACCAGTGTTTATGTCTGTATTTTTCTGCCTTTCCATGTGCAGGATGGGGTTGTACCTGAAGGAGGGTTAATTTGCAATATATTGTTGGCCCATTCCTGAGTTCCTCAGTAACAGCTTAAGTTTTGGGTGCGGAGTGCTTGTCTAACACTTTTGAAGCAGGTTCTTTAGAGCTTGTTGTTTCATATGTAGTATAGGTCCCTATAATAAGGATATAATGATGCCAAGt encodes the following:
- the LOC126615203 gene encoding peptidyl-prolyl cis-trans isomerase CYP37, chloroplastic-like isoform X1 translates to MAFPLSSTIVSHKLSLNVSIAPSTRRQNLKPTHFIFCFNRKTPERSGLSRVHSMSNNNHPKELKDQHSTLTNSSTSTSPLKNKFESLIAVILVFVQISSPLPLVGWDVLPVSSPANAVLYSPDTKVPRTGELALRRAIPANTNMKTIQDSLEEILYLLRIPQRKPYGTMEGNVKKALKTATDEKDTILASVPTNLREKGSTLYASLIDGKNGLQALLQCIKDKDPDKVSVYLASSLDTIAELELLQAPGLSFLLPEQYQRYPRFTGRGTVELTIEKGDGSTFSPEAGGEPRKTATIQVVIDGYSAPLTAGNFAKLVIDEAYDGTKLSSTDQAILSYNGLDKKSGNSVPLEIKPSGQFEPLYKTKLDVQDGELPVLPLSVYGAVAMAHSEVSDEYSSPYQFFFYLYDKRNAGLGGLSFDEGEFSVFGYVFLLLNCCCRYTTVGKDILSQIKTGDVIRSAKLVEGQDRLVLPE
- the LOC126615203 gene encoding peptidyl-prolyl cis-trans isomerase CYP37, chloroplastic-like isoform X2, producing the protein MAFPLSSTIVSHKLSLNVSIAPSTRRQNLKPTHFIFCFNRKTPERSGLSRVHSMSNNNHPKELKDQHSTLTNSSTSTSPLKNKFESLIAVILVFVQISSPLPLVGWDVLPVSSPANAVLYSPDTKVPRTGELALRRAIPANTNMKTIQDSLEEILYLLRIPQRKPYGTMEGNVKKALKTATDEKDTILASVPTNLREKGSTLYASLIDGKNGLQALLQCIKDKDPDKVSVYLASSLDTIAELELLQAPGLSFLLPEQYQRYPRFTGRGTVELTIEKGDGSTFSPEAGGEPRKTATIQVVIDGYSAPLTAGNFAKLVIDEAYDGTKLSSTDQAILSYNGLDKKSGNSVPLEIKPSGQFEPLYKTKLDVQDGELPVLPLSVYGAVAMAHSEVSDEYSSPYQFFFYLYDKRNAGLGGLSFDEGEFSVFGYTTVGKDILSQIKTGDVIRSAKLVEGQDRLVLPE